The window aataataattattaaaaatataaatattcaattttAGAGCgagctttattattattattattgttattatttaaatatgagttctctttacgagattaattacgttacattatacgaaatacatgtctcaataaaaatgttgtaatgcagacttttatgacaaggaaaatagtaattaTGACGAAAATTGAAAGAAGGTCGTGGGAAAATAAATGTAGtttatttattctgaccaagttaagtatatcaatatatttgaaaaaacaacgacaagtttcttagtcggaatcagtggtttcacgggtcattaaacaaatgactttagcatttacgttcttaattcttaaaatatatcattaaactgtttctttTAAATAAACACGTAGTTCCaatggtcatttcactagtaaaatAAAATACTCCTTAATTAATAACTTAACTTAAATTGGTTGTAAAATCATTGAATATTTGAAAGGGATAGTTTAATCACGGTTACGGATGTCACGGCTGACGTTAAATTCTTCTTTTATCCATAAAACCATCGTACAACCCATTCATGTGTGAATAAGAACTAAGAAGCACGTAAAGCGCAGTTTTTGACCAAAAGTTTGTACAgtataatacaaatataattacTAAATTCATGTGTCTTGTAAAGTATACGCCTAACTGAATTTTTTTAAGGCAACAAATACTACCATAAAATAAATACAATTAGAAAGAAGCTAGAAATACAATTAGATCACGAATACAAACTCCACACCCTCTAAAACATGTTATAGTCATTGCTTGTTTTCGTCTTTCATTTCTATCTCCCAGTTCCGGGTTCATTTACTCGGTTAGTTTaagattttaattttagtttagctCAATTTTAGTTAAAGGGTTAATAAATCCATGTTCTTGGTTGATATTAGTATTAGTTCATTTTAGTTATTTTAATCTTCGTTGATGCGTAAATAAAGGAGTACTAACACACTATCTATCAACTATTAGAAATTCATTCAATATGTTTTGAGCATTCTATTGAAAGAGTTTTAGGACATAAAAATGACAAAATTACGCCGGGCGTCCTTGAACTCGTATTCAAATTACGCTCGACGTcctaaatcttttttttttttttttttttttttttttttttttttgcttgtaTCCACAAGTAATCTGATATTGAAATGGATTTCGAATAGGGAAGTAACAAGTGGTTGAAGCAGTAGCAAGTGGTGAAGCAGTAGCAAGTGGTGAAGCTTTAACAATTGGTGAAGCAGTAACAAGTGGTGAAGCTATAAGAAATGATGTTGATGGTCAATTTGAGCGTTCACAAGCCTGGTATTATCATTCTCGAGCGTTCACACATGGGTGGGTCGTACCACTCAAGAAACCTACAATTCGAATTCTGTACACAAAAACCTTAACATTAAtttaagaaaaaagaaaaaaactaACATACACAAAATTGAGTAAAAACGTACCTGACAATTATAGTATCTGCGAACAGGATTTCCCGACTTCCATGATGTTTGAAGCGATGCGATTCGACCACACCAGCAATTAACCATGTTGAATTGAGTTATTAAAGTTGGATTTCAGTTTGTGCCCTAACTGGGATTTTGAAACCGTAGAATATGAACCCCAATTGACCAAAACAAGTGAATTGTTAAATAGGGCGGAAGAAAATAAATTGACGAAATTACCCTCGTATGCTAGCCACGTGATATGGATTAATAGAGTAAATATAACAGACGTCAGACTCAGGTACCAAACTTGAAACCAAATGAAACATCAGGTTTATccttataataacaattatacgAAGTATATGGTGTTGTTTATTTTTTTATCTGCatatcttattatgtcttatgttttATGTCTTCGCGCTCCCAGACATTTTTACTGAAGACAATTTATTTTTCTGAAAACAtaagatacaataatatcttatAATGTCTGCAGactcgcagacttagaaatatgtttctaagtgctgcagacagaattaagttattttgcagacataaaaatAAACAGTCTTCACTATTCAGTATATAGACCTtcagaagttgtgatgtggtccagcggttggtggtctgcctctTTTAGGAGATGTCAGGAGTTCGACCctggttggctacatattaaaaacacaatttcatctctgctatgaagtatccacccatgacaccttttcCATATCGTTTGGGGAGGGGGTAAAGGGATACTTGGCCGTACCCTTGGATgagttggatcggtttcaaggttttctCCCGGGCAGTAATGGGGGCagagttattatcgctgcatcggcatagtcaaaaCGAGGAataatcgcaacgggtggtttaggcCCTCTCGGGTAATCTCAATAGCTGTCCAAAAAAAATATACAAAGCTTCAGACCACACATTTTTTACATATATTTTCACATATTTTTagattaaaatatttttaaaaacaaaaagtAGCTGTGTGTTTGAGATTGAGAAAGAACCCATTGATAAATCCTTATGCATGGTGGTCGGTCCCAGTCAAGTCTTTTACAGACTACAACTGCTACAAAGTTTCACCGTCTTTTAGATTTTGTTATTACTTtggtatttaataaataaatatgaatgattctcacacacactttttttatcctcacacaacaatttaaagaaatggagtattagaaatggagtattattaaaaaagtaaaaagttaaaataggtgtgtgagaataaaaaaaagtatgttagaatcatccccatatataaatatataaataatcaaTAAAATAATGTGACATGAATATAAATTAAAGTTTTTTTGTCATTTTGACGTAATCCACCTGCAACATCTCCGTGGCCACACTCTGTATATATAATCTCACTTTACACATTTTCTCTTTCTTTCTCGCAGAAATGATCGGAATCCCCCTCCGGTAATAGATATGCAAATCAATTCAATTAACTCAATCTCTCCTAGTTTCACCAGTTACACTTCTAACAACCTCGCCGATATTGTCGCTAGGGTTGTTGAAGAATACCGCAACGAAAACGGCCATGAAGAAGACGATGATATCTACAGTTTCAACGACGATACAATCAACGATAATAATAAATTCGATGAAAATCAAGAGGAAGATCAacctgaagatgatgatgaagataaggAATTCGAGTTCGCAACCGTGCAAACAAATCAATTTAATTCAGCTTCATCTCCTATTTTTGATGATCAGATTAATTACAACGGCGAAATTCTCCCGCGGTATCCGTTATTCGACAGAAGCTTATTGTTAGACGATAGCAACGAAAACGACGCCGTTTCTGATAAGTTAAATTCCGTTACAGTTTCAACGCCGCCTCAACGGCATTCGTTAAGTAAGCTATTCAGGGAAGAACGTGAATCCGTATCGTGTTCGTCATCAGAATCGAAGGATCTAGACGGCGTTGCTCCGGAAACGTACTGTGT of the Rutidosis leptorrhynchoides isolate AG116_Rl617_1_P2 chromosome 5, CSIRO_AGI_Rlap_v1, whole genome shotgun sequence genome contains:
- the LOC139848583 gene encoding uncharacterized protein, with product MQINSINSISPSFTSYTSNNLADIVARVVEEYRNENGHEEDDDIYSFNDDTINDNNKFDENQEEDQPEDDDEDKEFEFATVQTNQFNSASSPIFDDQINYNGEILPRYPLFDRSLLLDDSNENDAVSDKLNSVTVSTPPQRHSLSKLFREERESVSCSSSESKDLDGVAPETYCVWKPKLESEERCKKSNSTGNTSKRWTLPLPLRNLLSRSNSDGNFNVKKFEKSSKVAGADDEIETADEIKSSKGDNRLRLNLSNKHDGVGLFGNVNGITRNLRPF